One region of Puniceicoccaceae bacterium genomic DNA includes:
- a CDS encoding PilT/PilU family type 4a pilus ATPase, with protein sequence MTSIEKFSSLLKLAVQHAASDIHLKTGRCPIFRIDGRLKEVDTNPFTAPQLMEVLDAIIPPQFTPRWKEFFQVDFSHVLPGVGRFRMNAFYQRGFPGLVIRHIKDKIPTFEDINLDPSPFQRICDQSNGIAIICGATGSGKSTTLAAMIHYINSRKDKHIVTLEDPIEYSYTDIKSVINQREIGIDTPSFEMGITAAMRQDPDVILVGEMRDGDTFTTALKAAETGHLVFGTLHASSSQQAVQRLFEFYPTNIREVIRPQVAASLRATITQKLIPSVNGGRVPTTEIFWVDPLARQIIEDGEFEKISRLVDSQEAELSRSFNKDLMRLVNAGTIAKSDAMAASPNPQKLEMNLKGIFLSGGGIVD encoded by the coding sequence ATGACGTCCATTGAAAAATTCAGCTCCCTCCTGAAATTGGCAGTTCAGCACGCAGCCAGCGACATCCACCTCAAGACCGGGCGCTGCCCCATCTTTCGCATTGATGGGCGACTCAAAGAAGTCGATACGAACCCATTCACGGCTCCCCAGCTCATGGAAGTGCTCGACGCCATCATCCCTCCCCAGTTTACACCGCGCTGGAAAGAGTTCTTTCAAGTGGACTTTTCCCACGTGCTGCCGGGTGTCGGGCGTTTCCGCATGAACGCCTTTTACCAGAGGGGATTTCCCGGTCTGGTGATCCGCCACATCAAAGATAAAATCCCCACATTCGAAGACATCAATCTCGATCCCTCACCCTTTCAGCGCATCTGCGACCAGAGCAATGGCATTGCGATCATCTGTGGAGCTACCGGTTCCGGGAAAAGCACAACGCTTGCGGCGATGATCCACTACATCAACTCCCGCAAGGACAAGCACATCGTCACGCTTGAGGACCCAATCGAATACTCCTACACCGACATCAAATCCGTGATCAACCAGCGCGAGATCGGCATCGATACCCCATCCTTTGAAATGGGCATCACCGCCGCGATGCGCCAGGATCCCGATGTGATTCTGGTCGGGGAAATGAGGGATGGTGATACCTTCACCACCGCACTCAAGGCAGCCGAAACCGGCCACCTGGTATTTGGCACCCTGCACGCCTCCTCCTCCCAACAGGCCGTGCAGCGTCTCTTCGAATTCTATCCGACCAATATCCGGGAAGTCATCCGTCCCCAGGTCGCCGCAAGTCTGCGTGCAACCATCACTCAGAAGCTCATCCCCTCGGTCAATGGAGGTCGCGTACCCACCACCGAAATCTTCTGGGTCGACCCACTCGCACGCCAGATCATCGAAGACGGAGAATTTGAGAAAATCAGCCGCCTCGTGGACAGCCAGGAAGCCGAACTGAGCCGCTCCTTCAATAAGGATCTCATGCGACTGGTAAATGCTGGAACGATCGCAAAATCTGACGCCATGGCGGCCTCTCCCAATCCACAGAAGCTTGAAATGAATCTCAAGGGCATCTTCCTGAGCGGCGGCGGTATCGTGGATTGA
- the lepA gene encoding translation elongation factor 4: MDSIKNIRNFCIIAHVDHGKTTLSDRLLELTRTVDQRLMKEQLLDSMDLERERGITIKSHPVSMLYRDSDGEDYLFNLIDTPGHVDFSYEVSRSLAACEGALLLIDAAQGVEAQTVANAHLATAQGLEIIPVINKIDLPSANPELVMQQIEDILAIPREEAILASGKTGAGTEEIIQSVIRRVPRPRWADHPHARTTIFDSVYDAYKGVICFVRVFSGTIKAGDHVVMMSDGTKVQVKEVGRFSPKMKPEKILTEGNVGYIVTNIKSVSDVQIGDTITSSQNPATEMLPGFKEVRPMVFSGIYPIDTSDYQKLTVSMGKLRLNDAALSYQSESSAALGFGFRCGFLGLLHMEIVQERLRREYDLDIISTYPSVIYRVTLTDGTIKEIDNPLHFPDPSEIERIEEPVIKAHIHTPNESIGDLLALIAEKRGYCDHTETLDTTRIMIVCVLPLNEILIDFNDRLKSITRGYGSMDYEMNGHAEADLVRMDILVNAEVIDAFSLIVHRDKAESRGRMLCEKLKEILPRQMFKIAIQAAVGGRIVARETISAYRKDVTAKCYGGDISRKRKLLEKQKEGKKRMKQVGSVSIPQEAFVDVLKNTAGG, encoded by the coding sequence ATGGACTCCATCAAAAACATCCGTAATTTTTGCATCATTGCCCACGTCGATCACGGAAAAACGACCCTGTCTGACCGTCTGCTCGAATTGACGCGCACCGTGGATCAGCGGCTGATGAAAGAACAGTTGCTGGACTCGATGGATCTCGAGCGCGAACGCGGCATCACAATCAAGAGTCACCCGGTCTCGATGCTCTATCGTGACAGCGATGGCGAAGATTACCTTTTCAACCTGATTGACACCCCGGGGCACGTGGATTTCTCCTACGAGGTATCCCGCAGCCTTGCAGCATGCGAAGGTGCACTGCTTCTGATTGATGCAGCACAGGGTGTCGAAGCGCAAACCGTGGCCAATGCCCACCTCGCCACCGCACAGGGACTCGAAATCATCCCCGTGATCAACAAAATCGACCTGCCAAGTGCCAATCCCGAGCTGGTCATGCAGCAGATCGAAGACATCCTCGCCATTCCCCGGGAAGAAGCGATTCTGGCAAGTGGAAAGACGGGTGCAGGCACCGAGGAAATCATTCAGTCCGTCATTCGCCGGGTCCCGCGTCCGCGCTGGGCCGATCACCCACACGCCCGCACCACCATCTTTGACTCTGTCTATGATGCCTACAAAGGCGTCATCTGTTTTGTGCGGGTGTTTTCCGGTACCATCAAGGCGGGAGATCATGTCGTCATGATGAGCGACGGCACCAAGGTTCAGGTCAAGGAAGTCGGTCGCTTTTCTCCCAAAATGAAACCGGAGAAAATCCTGACGGAAGGCAACGTCGGCTACATCGTTACCAATATCAAGAGCGTCTCCGATGTTCAGATTGGGGATACCATCACCTCCTCCCAGAACCCCGCGACTGAAATGTTGCCGGGATTCAAGGAAGTGCGGCCAATGGTGTTTAGCGGTATTTATCCCATTGATACGAGCGACTATCAGAAACTCACGGTCAGCATGGGCAAATTGCGCCTGAACGACGCTGCCCTCTCCTACCAGTCGGAGAGCAGCGCCGCCCTTGGTTTTGGATTTCGCTGCGGATTTCTCGGATTGTTGCACATGGAAATCGTGCAGGAACGTCTGCGGCGCGAGTATGATCTCGACATCATCTCCACCTATCCGAGCGTCATCTACCGCGTTACACTGACCGATGGCACGATAAAAGAGATCGATAATCCGCTGCACTTCCCTGATCCCTCTGAGATCGAGCGCATTGAGGAACCCGTGATCAAGGCTCACATCCACACTCCAAATGAAAGCATCGGGGATCTGCTTGCGCTCATTGCGGAAAAACGGGGCTACTGTGATCACACCGAAACGCTCGACACCACGCGCATCATGATCGTTTGCGTGCTGCCGCTCAATGAAATCCTCATCGACTTTAACGACCGCCTCAAAAGCATCACACGTGGCTATGGCAGCATGGACTACGAAATGAACGGTCATGCCGAAGCAGATCTCGTACGCATGGACATTCTCGTCAATGCTGAGGTCATTGATGCATTCAGTCTCATTGTGCACCGTGACAAAGCGGAGAGCCGCGGACGCATGCTCTGTGAAAAACTCAAGGAAATCCTGCCGCGTCAGATGTTCAAGATCGCGATTCAGGCAGCCGTCGGCGGCCGCATCGTAGCCCGCGAAACCATCAGTGCCTACCGCAAGGATGTTACGGCCAAGTGCTATGGAGGCGATATCAGCCGCAAGCGCAAATTGCTCGAGAAACAAAAAGAGGGTAAGAAGCGAATGAAGCAGGTCGGTTCGGTGTCTATTCCACAGGAAGCCTTTGTCGATGTTCTCAAAAACACGGCTGGAGGCTGA
- the dapA gene encoding 4-hydroxy-tetrahydrodipicolinate synthase, whose protein sequence is MDSKQFYGVHTALITPFNQGSVDVATLEKLVQIQIENGVDGIVSVGTTGESPTLSTREHIEVIGKTVEFVKGRIPVIAGTGANSTEEALELTREAEKVGANAFLQVAPYYNKPSQEGLYRHFAKVAESTDKPIVLYSIPGRCGIEIAVETVIRLHADFPHICVLKESGGSCDRVSRICSAMEGKDFAVLSGEDNLILPYMSVGAKGVICTTSNVIAREMVKMVTLALNNDFAGAYRLHSTYFPLFQNLFIEPNPVPAKYALQKLKVIPSAEVRLPLCEMSTANQKVLDATLATVGLTGKKA, encoded by the coding sequence ATGGACTCAAAACAATTTTACGGTGTTCACACGGCGCTCATCACTCCCTTTAACCAGGGAAGCGTAGATGTTGCTACGCTTGAGAAACTGGTGCAGATCCAGATTGAAAACGGTGTGGATGGCATTGTATCGGTTGGTACAACCGGTGAATCGCCAACGCTTTCGACCAGGGAGCACATTGAAGTGATCGGCAAGACCGTTGAGTTTGTGAAGGGTCGCATTCCCGTTATTGCTGGCACTGGGGCAAATTCCACCGAAGAAGCACTGGAGCTGACGCGTGAAGCGGAGAAGGTGGGAGCGAATGCATTTCTGCAGGTTGCACCTTATTACAATAAGCCGAGTCAGGAAGGCCTCTACCGCCATTTTGCGAAGGTTGCGGAATCCACAGACAAGCCGATCGTGCTGTATTCGATTCCCGGTCGGTGCGGCATTGAGATTGCGGTGGAGACGGTGATTCGCCTGCATGCGGATTTTCCACACATCTGCGTGCTCAAGGAATCCGGCGGGTCCTGCGACCGGGTGAGTCGCATCTGCTCGGCGATGGAGGGCAAGGATTTTGCTGTGCTCAGTGGTGAGGACAATCTCATCCTGCCCTACATGTCGGTGGGCGCGAAGGGAGTGATCTGCACGACCTCCAATGTGATCGCCAGAGAAATGGTCAAGATGGTAACGCTAGCGTTGAACAATGACTTTGCAGGTGCCTATCGCTTACACTCGACCTACTTCCCCCTGTTTCAGAATCTGTTTATCGAGCCGAATCCGGTGCCCGCAAAATATGCGCTGCAGAAGTTGAAGGTCATTCCTTCCGCAGAAGTGCGCTTGCCGCTGTGCGAAATGAGCACGGCGAATCAGAAAGTCCTGGATGCGACGCTCGCAACTGTTGGCTTGACTGGGAAAAAGGCGTGA
- the fabD gene encoding ACP S-malonyltransferase, with protein sequence MSIALLFSGQGAQTVGMGKSLFDQFETAQTLYRRADEILGWSLTNASFEGPDALLTETRVCQPALFVHGFAVFSILKEQGKLPNIRAATGLSLGELTALTAAEVVDFETGLQLVARRGELMQQACDATRGSMASLIGGTRELAQELCDKVGVQMANLNCPGQIVISGEVEGIKTALELGKSMGFKLIKELNVAGAYHSRLMQSAADAYGSFLEPFTFKTPIFPVYTNTTGCAVTEPDAIKDALVKQIVSSVLFEDCMRNAHAENGIETFVECGVGKVIAGLIRRTDRDWKVVSVAEASDIPESL encoded by the coding sequence ATGAGTATTGCACTCCTGTTTTCCGGCCAAGGCGCACAGACCGTTGGCATGGGCAAATCCCTCTTTGATCAGTTTGAGACTGCACAAACGCTCTACCGCCGTGCCGACGAGATCCTTGGATGGTCGTTGACCAACGCATCGTTTGAGGGTCCCGACGCACTGCTGACTGAAACCCGCGTTTGCCAACCGGCCCTTTTTGTCCACGGATTTGCAGTGTTCTCGATCCTGAAGGAGCAGGGAAAACTGCCCAACATCCGGGCAGCCACAGGCCTGAGTCTGGGCGAACTCACCGCCCTCACTGCGGCGGAGGTTGTTGATTTTGAAACCGGACTCCAACTGGTGGCGCGACGCGGAGAACTCATGCAGCAGGCCTGCGATGCCACCCGCGGATCGATGGCCAGCCTCATTGGCGGAACTCGCGAACTTGCCCAAGAACTTTGCGACAAGGTCGGGGTGCAGATGGCCAATCTGAACTGTCCCGGACAGATCGTGATCTCCGGTGAGGTTGAGGGCATCAAAACGGCACTCGAGCTTGGCAAATCGATGGGATTCAAGCTCATCAAAGAACTCAACGTTGCCGGAGCCTACCACAGCCGCCTCATGCAGTCTGCTGCGGATGCGTATGGCAGTTTTCTGGAGCCATTCACATTCAAGACCCCGATCTTCCCGGTTTATACCAATACCACCGGATGCGCCGTCACCGAACCCGATGCCATCAAGGATGCACTGGTGAAACAAATCGTATCGTCGGTGCTTTTTGAGGACTGCATGCGCAATGCGCACGCCGAAAACGGTATTGAAACCTTTGTCGAATGTGGTGTTGGCAAGGTGATTGCGGGACTCATTCGCCGCACCGACCGGGATTGGAAGGTCGTATCCGTCGCCGAAGCATCGGACATCCCTGAATCCCTTTAA